The following are encoded in a window of Candidatus Zixiibacteriota bacterium genomic DNA:
- a CDS encoding 1-acyl-sn-glycerol-3-phosphate acyltransferase produces the protein MTLFYHFTAFTVGWMFRILYGVKRYNLEKLDFEGPAILASNHISLADPPLIGSLTPFEVHFMAKAELFKNPVFGKTISALNAFPVKRGLIDRKAMKRAEEILIDGGRVLIFPEGTRQKDGVMKSGRPGLAKLAIENDVPVLPVYLENSNRLSKVFLSRRYIKIVYGDLIDTASFMPGLPQKDRIRKLTEHIMTEIKALRKII, from the coding sequence ATGACTCTCTTTTATCATTTTACTGCTTTCACAGTCGGCTGGATGTTTCGGATATTGTATGGCGTCAAGCGCTATAATCTGGAGAAGCTCGATTTCGAAGGGCCGGCTATCCTGGCATCAAATCATATATCGCTTGCCGATCCTCCCCTGATCGGGAGCCTGACACCTTTCGAAGTACATTTCATGGCCAAGGCGGAATTGTTTAAAAATCCGGTCTTCGGGAAGACTATCTCGGCTTTGAATGCTTTTCCGGTCAAGCGCGGGTTGATAGACCGCAAGGCGATGAAACGTGCTGAAGAGATCCTGATAGATGGAGGCAGGGTGCTGATTTTTCCGGAGGGGACACGCCAGAAAGATGGCGTTATGAAATCCGGCAGGCCGGGCCTGGCTAAGCTGGCGATTGAAAACGATGTCCCGGTGCTTCCGGTTTACCTGGAGAATTCAAACCGTCTCAGCAAAGTTTTCTTGAGCCGGCGATATATCAAGATTGTTTACGGTGACTTAATTGATACAGCCTCGTTTATGCCCGGCCTCCCGCAAAAAGACCGTATTCGCAAACTGACCGAGCATATCATGACCGAGATCAAAGCTCTGCGAAAAATAATTTGA
- a CDS encoding (d)CMP kinase: MTEKTEIIAIDGPSGSGKSTTARAVAKKLGFVFLDTGAMYRALTLLALENDIEPADEAKLSALAEKIDIKFADADDGQKVYVDDRDITDDIRTPVVTRAVSEVSAHPKVREHLVAMQKEIGRKQNIVAEGRDTTSVVFPDAGLKVYLSASIEERARRRLKDFERMGKSTTLADQIRDIKRRDDYDSGRRTSPLTKTSDSIEVDTTNMTIDQQVDKIIELFRARNSA, translated from the coding sequence ATGACAGAAAAAACTGAAATTATCGCGATCGACGGGCCCTCCGGTTCGGGCAAATCAACTACCGCGCGCGCTGTCGCAAAAAAACTGGGATTCGTGTTTCTGGATACCGGGGCGATGTATCGCGCCCTGACATTACTGGCTCTTGAAAACGATATCGAGCCTGCCGATGAAGCGAAGCTGTCCGCTCTGGCTGAAAAGATCGATATCAAATTTGCGGACGCCGATGACGGTCAAAAGGTCTATGTCGATGATCGAGATATTACCGATGATATTCGTACTCCCGTGGTTACCCGGGCAGTCAGCGAGGTTTCGGCTCATCCGAAAGTACGCGAGCACCTTGTGGCGATGCAGAAGGAGATCGGGCGGAAACAGAATATTGTTGCGGAAGGCCGTGATACCACCAGCGTAGTATTCCCGGATGCCGGCCTGAAAGTCTATCTCAGTGCGTCAATTGAAGAACGGGCACGCAGGCGGTTAAAAGATTTTGAACGGATGGGTAAATCGACCACACTCGCGGATCAAATCAGAGATATCAAGCGTCGCGATGATTACGATTCCGGACGAAGGACCTCACCCTTGACTAAAACTTCCGATTCGATCGAAGTTGACACGACCAATATGACCATTGATCAACAGGTCGATAAAATCATTGAGCTTTTCCGCGCGAGAAATTCCGCATGA
- a CDS encoding pseudouridine synthase, which produces MRLNKYLSHCGIASRRQADEMISAGRIKVNDEIVNTLGAVVDEDKDVVRVDDQEIELPTEKSYVILNKPRGYISSLVDKFGRPTVIDLIKGVDARVYPVGRLDLDTEGIILLTDDGELAYRLAHPKFEIKKLYVATIKGELPAEMIGKIEAGVELDDGYVATAKAKLMSAQKYQSVVQLELHEGKKREIRRIFTALGFTVKKLRRIRFADLSCEGMRTGSWRHLNRKEVQKLRRKVGLE; this is translated from the coding sequence ATGAGGCTTAATAAATATTTATCACATTGCGGTATAGCTTCGCGCCGTCAGGCTGACGAAATGATCTCGGCCGGCAGGATCAAGGTTAATGACGAGATTGTCAATACGCTCGGTGCGGTTGTCGATGAGGATAAAGATGTTGTCAGGGTAGACGACCAGGAAATCGAGCTCCCCACTGAAAAATCATATGTAATACTCAATAAACCTCGCGGATATATCTCCAGCTTGGTCGACAAATTCGGACGGCCGACAGTGATCGACCTGATCAAGGGGGTCGATGCACGAGTTTACCCTGTGGGCAGGCTCGACCTCGACACTGAGGGGATTATCCTCTTGACCGATGACGGTGAACTGGCCTACCGCCTGGCTCACCCCAAATTCGAAATTAAAAAACTCTATGTCGCCACTATCAAAGGTGAATTGCCGGCTGAGATGATAGGTAAGATCGAAGCGGGCGTCGAACTTGATGACGGTTATGTCGCCACAGCCAAGGCCAAGCTGATGTCCGCCCAGAAATATCAGTCGGTCGTCCAGCTCGAGCTCCACGAGGGCAAGAAGCGTGAAATCCGCCGGATCTTTACCGCCCTTGGGTTCACTGTCAAGAAACTCAGGCGCATCCGTTTTGCCGATCTCTCCTGCGAGGGGATGCGTACCGGAAGCTGGCGTCATTTGAACCGCAAGGAAGTCCAGAAACTGCGTCGTAAGGTCGGCCTGGAATAA